Genomic segment of Saprospiraceae bacterium:
AAATTGTATCTTTCCATCTATGCCACAATTTGGACTTCTTGGCAAATCCCTTCAACACTCCTTTTCAAAATCTTATTTTGAAGAAAAATGGTTGCAGGAAGGCTTGTCAAATCACGAATACAGATTATTTGAATGGGATCCCGGCAAGGATTTAAAAGCATTTTTTGAAAGCAACAGTCAATTGCAAGGACTTAATGTGACTGTACCCTACAAATCAATGGTCATTCCCTATTTGGATGAATTGACACCAGAAGCCCAACTCATAGGAGCTGTAAATTGTATCAAACATAGTCAAGACCGCTGGATCGGGCACAATACCGATAGTTTGGCGTTTATGAATAGTTTGGCTTCCTGGTTACCACCTGGCTTTAACGCACTGGCTCTCGTGTGTGGCACAGGAGGCGCCTCTAAAGCCGTCCAGCAAGCCTTAAATTGCCTTGAAATCGGTTTTAGCTGTGTTTCTTCCTCTGGAAAGGGGATTTCTTATGGCCATTTGCAAGAATTATGGGATCCAGATTGGAAATTAATTATAAACACAACACCCCTGGGTATGTACCCGGATCTGGATTCAAAACCTGAAATACCTTACCAAAAACTGGATTCTTCTTTCCTTTTATATGATTTGGTTTATAATCCTGAAAAATCCCTATTTTTGAGGCTTGGAGCCAACCAAGGCGCCCGGGTCAAAAACGGTCTGGAAATGTTACATTTACAAGCGGATTTATCCTGGCAATTCTGGAACCAATAAACTGTATATGGAAGAAACCGACGAGACGCTTTTGGATTTTGGAAATACCGAAATAGCCTTTTCTCATAAAACGGATAGAGAGCTTAAAAATACGTATCGGCTATTTAAATTAATGAATAACCCAAGTTTGGTACGCATCGGTTCGTTTTTTGGAAAACTGGCCGCAAAAGTTCCTTTTCATTTAATGGATCCCCTCATTAGGGAAACCATCTTTAATCAATTTTGCGGTGGCACCAATTTATTGGAATGCCAACGGGTCGTAGATCGACTTTATCACAAAAAAACCATGACCATATTGGATTATGGGGTAGAAGGCCGCGAACACGATGAAGATTTTCAAAATACGCTGGAAGTCAATTTGAAAGCACTCGAATTTGCTTTTAGCAACCCAAACATCCCGGTCATCAGTACCAAACTTACCGGCTACATTCCAATCGCTGTTTTAGAAAGAATCCATGCCAAAGAAAGTTTATCTGCATTTGACCAGCGTGCCTGGGAACGCCTGGAAGAGCGATTTGTAATCCTTTGTAAAAAAGCAGCTGAATTAGGAGTCGGAATTTTTATAGATGCAGAGGAATCCTGGATCCAGGACCCGATCGACCAATTAGTAGATAAGTACATGCCGGTTTTTAATAAAGAAAAACCAATTATCTACAATACCTTTCAAATGTATCGCAAAGGTCGATTGGATTATTTAAAATCAAGTTTTGAAGCTGCTCAGAATGGAAATTACATTTTTGGTGCAAAAATTGTACGAGGTGCCTATATGGAGAAAGAGCGGAAACGCGCCAAGGAAAAAGGATATGAAGATCCGATCACGGCAGACAAGCTGGTAACTGATTCACAATACGATGATTCCATTCGGTTTTGTGTTCAATTTCCAGAGCAAATCAGCTTGTGCAATTCAACCCATAATTGGAATAGCTGTTTATTGCAAACGGAACTCATGGCTCAAGCCGGAATTCCAAATGATCATCCGCATTTAAACTTTTGCCAGTTGTTAGGTATGAGTGATAACATCACGTTTAATTTGGCTGCCAAAGGATACATTGTTGCAAAATATGTACCTTATGGTCCAATTAAAGATGTGGTTCCCTATCTCGTGCGGCGTGCTGAAGAAAATACCAGTATCACAGGCGACATGAGTCGGGAATTGAAATTATTGAATGAGGAAATGATGCGCCGCGGATTAAAAAATGCTTAACCCAATCGATTTTAAACAATAAATAATTTTTTATGAAAAATTTCTTAGGAATTGTACTTGTGTTTGTGAGTCTTCAAATTTCTGTAGGACAAACGATCTGGCATGTAAAAGCCATTGCCCCACAAGGAAAATTTATGGATGTCAAAGCATTTGACAAACAAAACAATGTATATGATGTAAAAGCAATTTCTGTGGATGACAATACCCAATACATGGATATCAAAGCTTTAAAAAATGGCAAGCAAATGGCCGTTAAAATTTTATGGAGTCAGGATGTATTTGCTCCAGTCAAAGCCATCGATGAAAATGGAATGGTCTATGATATTAAAGCCTTTTCTGCAGACAATGTAAAATGGGACGTAAAGGGAGTAGGTCAATCCGGAAACATCATTCACATTAAAGCCATTAGTCCGGATGGTGATTTTTATGCGATTAAAGCGATTTCACCAGAAGGAAAACTGCATGATGTGAAAGGTGTGAAATTTACAGACCAAGATGTTGAAACTAAAATTCATGGAGTAGAAGTATGGGCGCATGTTAAATCGTTGCCACAGGCAAATTATCAAAATACAGATTTTGTTTGGAATATCAAAGCAGTTCACCCCAATGGTCAACTCATTGATGTCAAAGCCATGGATGATAAAGGGGGTATTTATCCGGTAAAAGCATTGGAAGAAAATGGCAATCTGCATTTGATGAATGTGAAAGCATTTGTT
This window contains:
- the aroE gene encoding shikimate dehydrogenase (AroE; catalyzes the conversion of shikimate to 3-dehydroshikimate), producing the protein MPQFGLLGKSLQHSFSKSYFEEKWLQEGLSNHEYRLFEWDPGKDLKAFFESNSQLQGLNVTVPYKSMVIPYLDELTPEAQLIGAVNCIKHSQDRWIGHNTDSLAFMNSLASWLPPGFNALALVCGTGGASKAVQQALNCLEIGFSCVSSSGKGISYGHLQELWDPDWKLIINTTPLGMYPDLDSKPEIPYQKLDSSFLLYDLVYNPEKSLFLRLGANQGARVKNGLEMLHLQADLSWQFWNQ
- a CDS encoding proline dehydrogenase family protein, translated to MNNPSLVRIGSFFGKLAAKVPFHLMDPLIRETIFNQFCGGTNLLECQRVVDRLYHKKTMTILDYGVEGREHDEDFQNTLEVNLKALEFAFSNPNIPVISTKLTGYIPIAVLERIHAKESLSAFDQRAWERLEERFVILCKKAAELGVGIFIDAEESWIQDPIDQLVDKYMPVFNKEKPIIYNTFQMYRKGRLDYLKSSFEAAQNGNYIFGAKIVRGAYMEKERKRAKEKGYEDPITADKLVTDSQYDDSIRFCVQFPEQISLCNSTHNWNSCLLQTELMAQAGIPNDHPHLNFCQLLGMSDNITFNLAAKGYIVAKYVPYGPIKDVVPYLVRRAEENTSITGDMSRELKLLNEEMMRRGLKNA